Proteins co-encoded in one Euwallacea similis isolate ESF13 chromosome 34, ESF131.1, whole genome shotgun sequence genomic window:
- the LOC136418315 gene encoding piggyBac transposable element-derived protein 4-like, producing MEPRKELTVQEAIEIALNDDVDEIFIEPPDSAILADEDSGEEDSEEKNLAERRLLVMIVTTIHFQEYDHDLSEEKIISSDHGSQSEQEIGDGDDESSDNRDSNFYIGKDNMCSWEDEQNHLKKLMEECLWEDILQDTFDDDDKDLEEDDLVETQRIDSSTEQEYSDSESGEEISIQGPTFTGKDKKTIWSKHPIARYGRTRKENLIKDLPGVKTCLKHVKKESEIFSHFFSDKILNDIVIHTNQHILGNRDNYQREKDAKITDLFEVKALIGLLYLSGVLKSNRLNLDEMWDKNGTGVELFRLTMPQQRFRFLMQHLRFDDGTTRSDRRQYDKLASIREVFTDFVLKCKAAYVPFENVTIDEKLEAFRGKCSFRQYIPSKPTRYELKVFALVDSKTFFTLNLEVYLGRQPEGPFSFSNSPKDVVMKLCDSIKGTGRNITVDNWFTSMELLQTLKKDFNLTLIGTIRKNKRELPQEFTRPINRLNLSSMFAFHNHATLVSFIPKKNKNVLLVSSTHHDDKIDENTGKPEIILDYNATKGEVDCVDKLCAAYDVSRNTRRWPMLRELYHWLKGYSRIANRYGESAYERDFKFFV from the exons AGAAGAATTTGGCCGAACGCCGCCTATTAGTAATGATAGTAACTACTATACACTTTCAGG AATACGATCATGACCTCAGTGAAGAAAAGATTATTTCAAGTGACCACGGTTCACAATCAGAGCAAGAAATCGGTGATGGTGATGATGAATCCAGTGACAACAGAGACAGTAATTTCTATATCGGAAAAGATAAC ATGTGTTCTTGGGAAGACGAACAgaaccatttgaaaaaacttatgGAAGAGTGTTTGTGGGAAGATATACTACAAGATACTTTTGACGATGACGATAAAGATTTGGAAGAGGATGATCTGGTTGAAACACAACGTATTGATAGCAGCACCGAACAAGAATATTCCGATTCTGAAAGTGGtgaagaaatttcaatacaGGGGCCTACTTTCACTGgtaaagacaaaaaaacaatttggtCAAAACATCCAATAGCAAGATATGGAAGGACtcgaaaagaaaatcttataaaaGATCTTCCAGGTGTCAAAACTTGTCTAAAACACGTAAAAAAAGAATCAGAAATTTTTAGTCACTTTTTTTCGGATAAAATTCTCAACGATATTGTAATTCACACAAATCAGCATATACTAGGGAATCGAGATAATTACCAAAGAGAAAAAGATGCAAAAATTActgatttatttgaagttaAAGCACTTATCGGACTTCTGTATTTATCTGGAGTTCTAAAATCTAATCGGCTAAATCTCGACGAAATGTGGGACAAAAATGGAACAGGAGTGGAGCTGTTTCGACTGACAATGCCTCAACAAAGATTTCGTTTCCTCATGCAGCATCTAAGATTTGATGATGGGACCACACGATCCGACAGACGGCAGTATGATAAACTGGCTTCAATAAGGGAAGTTTTTACTgattttgtcttaaaatgtAAAGCTGCATATGTGCCTTTTGAGAACGTGACCATTGATGAGAAGCTCGAAGCTTTCCGGGGAAAATGCAGCTTTCGGCAATACATACCTAGCAAGCCCACTAGATATGAACTTAAGGTGTTCGCCCTAGTtgattcaaaaacatttttcaccttGAATTTAGAGGTTTACCTTGGTCGCCAACCAGAAGGTCCCTTTTCATTTAGTAATTCGCCAAAAGATGTGGTTATGAAGCTTTGCGACTCGATAAAAGGTACTGGCAGAAATATCACAGTGGATAACTGGTTTACCAGCATGGAACTTCttcaaactttgaaaaagGATTTTAACTTGACTCTTATTGGTACAATAAGAAAGAACAAGAGAGAGCTGCCGCAAGAGTTTACCCGTCCTATAAATCGTCTTAATTTATCAAGCATGTTTGCTTTTCATAACCATGCTACACTTGTATcttttattccaaaaaaaaataaaaatgtcctgTTGGTATCGAGCACACATCACGATGACAAAATTGACGAAAACACAGGAAAACCCGAAATAATATTGGATTATAACGCCACCAAAGGTGAAGTGGACTGCGTTGATAAACTATGTGCGGCTTATGATGTTTCGAGAAACACTCGGAGATGGCCCATG TTAAGGGAACTTTATCACTGGCTTAAAGGGTACAGCAGGATAGCGAATCGATATGGCGAATCGGCCTATGAaagggatttcaaattttttgtgtag